The sequence TACGGCAATCCGCGCACCGCCAGCGCGCGGTAGCCGGCGGACTGGCCGCGGCCGTCGTCCCCGGTCACGCCGGTCGTGAAGTCCATAAAGTACGCCTGGGGCGGCAAGACGCCGAAGGTCTCCGAGGACCAGACCTTGGTGCACGACAGATCCAGCGGCGCCTTGCTGTGCGCGGTTCCGCAAGGCGTGGAATCGTTGCGTCCCGCGTCGTAGATCAGCGCCAGTTCGGCGCGGGTCGGCAGGCGCCAGTCGTTGTGAGAGCCCAGCGTCAGGTTGTTCGCGTAGGGCACCGCGTCGTAGTGGCTGATGTTGGCGGTGTTGTCGAGCTTGGCCCACATCAGGCCCTGCGTCGCGCAGGTGACCGTTCCGTTTCCGTTATCGACGCACTCCGGCGGCATGGTCGTCGTGGTGGTCGACGACGTGGTCGTCGTCGTTGCGCCTGTGGTCGTGGTGCCGCCGGTCGAGGTCGTCGTCGCGGAGGTCGACGTCGTCGAGCCGGTTCCGGTGGTGGTCGTCGAGCCCGTATTCGTGGTCGTCGTGGACCCCGTGCCGGTCGTTGTCGTGGTGGTCGTCGTCGTGCATTCGAACGACGTCATCTTGGGATACCACGTGTTGTCGTTTGTGGACCCGTCGTCCTCGTAACGGTAGATTTCCGACCACGCGAGGCCGCCGTCGCAGGTGTAGGCGACGTACATCGTCGCCATTTCGACCATCGATGCGCGGCCCGCCGTCCAGAACGAAAGGTCGTACGCGCCCGCGCCGGCCTTGGCCTCGTTGAGCACGGGCGTGATGAGCCATTCGTCCTGATCGATGTCGCCGGGCACGAACGCGCTTTGAGCGCCATCGTGGGAAATTTCGTCGTTGATCATCCAGGTCGAGTTTTCGTTCGTCATATCGACGATCCAGCCGGCCGGCGGAAACTCGCCCTCGAAACCTTCCTCGAGGACCGCGTCGCCG is a genomic window of bacterium containing:
- a CDS encoding DUF1566 domain-containing protein yields the protein MDKTIRNRLPLFLALAAATAAIGLFAIGCPSFDDSDKEYEPSADDDADDDSDDDDDADDDDADDDDLDDDTGDDDADDDADPVPYDEDAIAIAFVYSGSDGGNHYLDDVAIAPAGGGDAVLEEGFEGEFPPAGWIVDMTNENSTWMINDEISHDGAQSAFVPGDIDQDEWLITPVLNEAKAGAGAYDLSFWTAGRASMVEMATMYVAYTCDGGLAWSEIYRYEDDGSTNDNTWYPKMTSFECTTTTTTTTTGTGSTTTTNTGSTTTTGTGSTTSTSATTTSTGGTTTTGATTTTTSSTTTTTMPPECVDNGNGTVTCATQGLMWAKLDNTANISHYDAVPYANNLTLGSHNDWRLPTRAELALIYDAGRNDSTPCGTAHSKAPLDLSCTKVWSSETFGVLPPQAYFMDFTTGVTGDDGRGQSAGYRALAVRGLP